The genomic stretch ATGCACGTGTTTGCAAACATGGTGCAGCAGTCAAGGGGTCAAACTGGCAAGCAGGGGACCCAGGATCAAAACATTTGACCTGTAGCAGCAGCTCTCTTCTGTCATAATTAATCTTTTTGTTACCAAATGATTGGATTTATAACTCTCAATGTTACTGCAAAGAAGGAAGGTATAATGTTAAGAgcattgtttttttccttccagGTGAACCCTGATGATGTAATAAATCGTAAGATTAGTCTGCATAAGTATGGGAAACAAGAAGACCTCAAAGAGAGATACATTCAGAGATTACAAATGAAAAGGAGACAGACAGAGATGAATATGATGCGTGGAAAAGGGTTTAAAGGAGTTAAAGAGAAGAAGATCAACCCAATTACTACTGCTCGTGGGGAGGTGAAGGAGATTTCTCGTCGAGAAATGTTGCTTCATGGAGATATATTTGGAATCCTGACTGGTATCTTTATGCAGGATGGTCCATTTCTCATTCTACGACTACTGCTTATCATAAAGTACCAAGTGTACAGTGAGATGCACATTTTCTTTACTTGTAAGAATGCCATTGCTTTAAGCCTCCTTGTATATAGACTGTGTATTCTTACATGCAGTGGTGAAGATGAGGAAGATGTAGAGCACCAGCAGCAGGAGTCAAGATTGCAGAATGTTCAACAAGCTGTGTTAAGTGAGAACTTCCAAAAGGCTGGTGCAATTCAGCTAGCAGGATAGATAAATAGTTAACTTCCATTGACTTTATGTGCCACTGACTCCTGAATTTACATCTAAACCTGACATTTTTCCACAGCTGCTAGAGGTTGATGTCCTCTATGCTAGGTATTTTTAGGCAAGGTCAAAAATGTCTCTTTTCAAAGGGATCTCACttaaaaactttccaagttaaCTGCAGTGGCCATTTAGAGAGATGTCTTAAGTACTTGAGGGTACATGTAATATATATTGTATTAGTTACGTGAGCACTGACTTGTTTGGTGGAAAACAGAACAGGAAAATGTCAAACTAACCCTAATCCAAATCTCCAGTTAATTTTTCCAACCTCCTCCCTCCCACCAACTTCaaaatcttagtgacagtcCAGCCAGTAAATTGAATAGTAATTCTCATCATATTTCAGTCATGATTCAATCAATCACTAAATCTGCATACACTTCTATAAGATTTCTCAAATCTAGTTACAACTGTCATTTTAAACTCCTACTTTTATTAAATAACTTGTCTTTTTGTTGCCACGGTGCAGTGTAGTGTTGATGTACATATATAACATGTTAAAACCTAAAAAAAGGAGATTACAAACCTGCATTTTACAATGACACCCTTCTGGTCACAACATGCacattaataaattaattattacttATATAATCTTTTTACATGTTGAACTATATGGATGAAATTTTCCTATGGACACTCTGTAAACTTCTTGTCTTCAAAGtcaaaaaaacattatttcatTGTCAGAACACAACCCAAAATGGGTTACAAATGCAAAGAACAGGATTGTCAAAAAATCAAGAATGTATCACACTGCCATGTTGCAAATTAACTTTGTAGGTACTTAACTTGTAAGACTTTATTTACACACAACATCACCTTGGTCATATAAAATAAACTCACTTGCCAAAACAGACCTTTAAACCAATACCAATGTACATACtttaagtaatatatcaaacatgacatgcagtgtttcatcaccagatgaaacaccgagaagagagttgaaaatacgacgcgcagcggagtatttttgacgaacttcgaggtgtttcatctggtgatgaaacactgtgtcgaatgtttgatatttcttctcaaacaaaatcatttttgaaggagaaattaaggatgcaaatactaagcagtgtttcatccgatttccaaacactcattaaacattaatttcctttgtattttcttaatgaattattaatgagtttgagaacctgagatcaggcccaattttagcagttgttgtacatatttttatttaccaagtgaaatgaaaattgAGCCTTATTTCAGGTTATACAtacttttgcaatatttttgtaTATagtaacaatattattttattcttgtcatttattattttttcaataaaatgttgaaaagaacTCTTATGAAGTGTACTATTACTGAGTGTTCACCAATTTGGAGAGGCTAAATCGCTATGTGCCTATAGCCAGTGTGCATTCATTAATGGGATCTTTGTAGAGCATGGTGTAGATGAACTTCATTCCcctgtttcttggtgttgtggaaaccattgttggtttgCTTTTGTGTTGTGGTTTGGGTATTGTTTTGCCCCTTTTCAATCTTTAGCATCACATCATTAGGTGATTGCACCtgtctgcaacaccaagaaaaaaagcattttttaaggGGGGATAACTACACAAGGGAGGTAAATCAAGTGAGCAGTGAGAATCACCGGAAGGCTGTGGGTATTTTGATTGTTCCATGGGAGTTTTGCGGATGCACTGAGATACCAATGGCTGGAAAGAACAGCTGCTGGCTGTCAAGCCCAATTTTATCTGGCAACATATTCTGTTTCAGCTTGtctttggttttcttttatcagcattttttctaaatcctttctttgttttaggAACcctgaatttctttttctttttcttttctttggtaGTTTGTTTGCTGTTGCTATTTTCTGTGTCTTGTTTTGGTTCAGAAGTTTCATTCACATTTTCTTTTTGACCAGTGGTCTCTGCAAAAGTAAACAGAGAAAATATCATGAGACAGGGCAATATTTAATACGAATAAAAAATTGTTAACATGTTTTATTTAATATCTCAGCTCtttaatacatttattttactttcatatATTGATACATTATAAGGGATGGAACTTTTGAAACACTGGTGTCAAAGCAGGGTAATTGATGTAGGGAGACAATAAAAGAGACCATCCATGAGAAAATGAAGGTGAAGTTGGCAGCAGTGTGCAACTGATAACCTACTGTTATTCTAGCAAGAgttaagtcacttttttaaaaaacccatAAAGTACATATGTAAATGTTATGGCATTTGTAGAAGACTGCTATATTTTGTGCCCTGTTGTTTTGATAACCAGGAAGTATGTCCAGATTCCTACCTTCAGTCGCAATTTTGTTGGAGTATTTTTTCAACTTGGCAACAAAGAAGCCATCCATATTGTGAGTGTGAGCAAAAAATCTCCTTGTCAGTTTAAGAGAAGGATGAAAATGTCTCCCTCTAAAcctgaaaaaagtaattttatcataagaataataaacaaatgaatGGATGATTGAGcagaaaaacaactgaaaaaattatCCCACTCTTAGTAGATGAAAAGATGACAGAGCAGAGAAATACCTGACCTGTATAAATTATCCCTTTGTTAGTTCCTTTTTATTTCTCAGGAAATAACCAAgaattaatttgttttaagtTACTGTTAAGTTTATAGAAATGAGGAAAAGAATGGCCACATAGGGCTCAGCAGTATCACTGAAAGATCGTTTCCTTTCAATTAATTGAATAATCGTTGTTGTAATGAGTATAATGAGACTAACAagataatttaatatttttgttgaaAGACTAACCTATTTTCcaataatattatataataataattagctTTACTAGTGCCAGAATGTtgcatattttattatttttccttactTGGTGAATCCTTCTTTACCAAAGTCGAGCCCAGTTGCTACAAGCTTGACATGTCTTTTACTGAGGGCATAGTCAATTACCCATTCATTTTCTTCTACCTGTTGAATATCAACAAACAGAGTAACATTAATGTGCCAGTTATTAAAGTGCCCATTAGCTGTGAGTGTTTGTTGATGCTACAGCTCTTTTACCAGGAAGGACCAGTAGCTTGGTTCTGTTCACCAGTCCGTGGATTATGAACCTCTTGTGTGCAGTGTGTATATATTACTGTACCATTTCTGTTGATGAGGCTCCTGCGAAAAGTGCAAGAGCCTCAAGGTGCCATCCAATTAATAAGCcttgaataatattatttcaattttcagtcTTTCACTTAAAATTAATATAACAACTACACTACAACTATTGCTAATGACTTGCATCATATTTTACACagtataaaacaaaacaaaagataaatggCTTACAAGAACTGAGCAGGTAGAATATACAATATAACCACCAGTGGATGACTTAGCATCTGTAGCATCAATTGCTGCTAATAAAAGTTCTTTTTGGATATGAGAACATCGCTGGATATCTTTTTCTGTCTGCAATACGTAAGCAAAACAATTAAGCAAGCAAATTAAAGAGGGGAAAGGTGGTAAAAAAACACACATTACTTGGGAACTGAAgtgacattaaaattaaacagcaaaaaattttttaacaatatgTCTCCTGATAGTAGTGTTCACCTTGCTATTGATCGTGACATTTCAACCACCTACTGCTGGTCGTCTTCATCAGGTGATGATATTGATTTATTAAATGGGACTTAGTATGGGTAGCACTATGGTTGACAGTGAATGGTGCATCATGAATCTCACTAACGGTTGGTGGGTTTTGCCTCAATGCATTAGCCAACATCTGACTCATGTTAGCTAGGCAGCTGTTATTAAGACTATATAAAAATAGGAAAGAAAAATCTGTTCCATGTATGCAATTGAATGCAAATCAGTACAATAGTAATATCTAAAACTGTCGTAAAGAGAAGGGTGAGATATTGTTATAATAATACCTTGTTGATTTTGACAGACTGATCTTTTGATATGACTCCTGTGCCACTACATGGAGCATCAAGCAGAACACGATCAAAACCTGCCATCACCTTTAACATAAAGATCACCGAAAAAGTTATATAAACTATGAGTCATTAAGGCACTGACTACCAGGGTGAGTGTAACCTATACAACAGATGTCTCTGAGAACCTGACTGGAAGATGATAGAACTTTGAAAGTACATAATGTAAGAACAACAATGGAATGCTGGTAGACATATTAAGCAAATACCTTGGGGAATGCTCTACCATCATAATTGCAGACCAAAGTGTTGCTTATTCCTttaaaaatgagagaaaatagAACACCATAGTTTAAGTATATCATATCAAGTTCAATAAGTTATGAAGTGAGAAAGGTActgataatagggagcttaagcaacaacggctacaaaaatgtcacaaaaaaatgaatGCTCCCTACTTTAAACTTTAtgacattttttacttttattgcatcttgtttaatttctcaaattttggaaaacttttttggagttgaattctacaggactgtatcaaagttcaggaaaataATAGGAAGTTGTTTTCTACTGTTACCATACtcaacaaaacaagaaattagGCACTTTTACAGCATAATCCTGCAACaaggtcaaagaaatgtacaaaaaagcatgatgcacgtgcagagagctctgttgttttgctaatctaaacctctTGCTTTTCTTGTTGCTATCCCTGTtgtcattgcttaagctccccaatgTCACCATAATGGGTCAATGGGCCCAGTAatcaggtttcactgtacttaaTGGGTCTGTTCTATCATTGGGGAGAAAAGAGAGTTTTCAATTCTCATCAACTCACCTAATCTGTGGATATTGGCCACCAAAGCTTTTGTTCTCTCCCTTTTGGCATCATTAGCTACCACCAAACCGGTGTTCTTCAGGAGTGAAGCTACAGAAAGGCAATGTTAAAACAACTGTAACTTAACATGTTTCGGAATTGAAAAcagcaaagttgtaaacaaattttgcagTCATATGGTGGTAAAAGACAATAGAAAGGTTGTGAGTTATgcaacaaaaacagaaagcacGTCTCaggtgtacatgtacatgtcaaTAGTACAGGTGTAGGCACTGTAGTGACCTAAAATTTAATGATGAAAGGGGTGAAAATTTCATAATCCTCTATCCACTATTAATACTAACAACTACAAACCAAGAGCAAGTTCCAATCAACACATCTGATTATATACTTACCAATGTAGGTTGTTTTTCCTCCAGGAGCTGCACACATGTCCAGAATGCGTTCTTTCTCCTGAGGTGCTAAGGCCATCACAGGCAGCATGGAGGAAGCCCCCTGTAACATGTAGTGTCCAGCTAAGTATTCTGGGGTTGCTCCTAAAATCAGGAACAAAGGTTAATATATGTCTTTGAAAACCATTTGAACCTACTTTCTTTAccaaaatgattttaaaactgttctgTTTTGAATTTATATGGTAATTTGAAGTTGTCACAtacataaataataaaaactgCAGGCAGTTTTTGGGTTTTTCAGacataaattataaaattgttttgtgAAAATACAATGAAATAACTACCAATAATAATTTGAAGGCATTATAAGTATCTATTAgcaaatttagaaaattaaatgaaaatgctGTCATTAAATAATACATGACATCCATTAGATCACTTTGTTTGAATTAGGGTGATGAACACTCAGACCCTGATGTTCTAATGTAAATGTCACTAGATGTACCGGTACATcagtttaatttgtaatttgtcaGTCATTGGACATATAACctgaacacaaatttttaaTACATCACCACAGATAGTGTACAAAGCTTACCAATAGGCACTGAAGAGTCATACACAACCAGTCCAACTTTGGACCATTTGCCAATTGGATCTAAGTTGACTCCACGGTTGATGAGAGCCTGTAGAAAGTGGGAAACAATGAAGCAGCAAATTCATAGGTTTATTAAGCCATTGTTAAATGAGAGAAGCACTGCATTATTATAATTACagtcttcctttttttaaaaaaatgaaaaagtcaaaaataaatattgatgGTGTACCTGGGCAAGATCTCTTCTTCTTGTCTTTAAAGTGTTTGTTCTTATTGTTACTGGTCTTTGCACTTCATTTGCCTCAAGAAATTCTAGAAGCTATAAGAAATCATAAGACGTGATTACAGTTATCTAGAAAGATACACAATAATAATTGTTGAAAAAACAGATTTTACTTAATTATTTGAATTATGAatattaaaactaaaaaaatttcgTATAAAGTAATTTgtctttgtaaataattttaatttcatttttgctCAGTCTCTCTTGCTGTTTTACCTCATTCAAGGGAAATAGCTCCACAAATTtttccataagaaattttccATAACTATAATATGTACAAAGGTCATTGAGAAGCAGTTCAATGTATTCCTGTCTGGACCTGCAATTAAACAAAGAGTACATGTGTactaaccctttaaaccctaatatcaaaattcaaattctcatttgttatcccaGTCATTTTCAATAGAactagtggggagaatttgtcgAAGTATCAATTagcttgtgtgatcatgtcctcaattctcatgaccactgtgttttataaagcagtgatattacgAGGAGAAATTTGACACTGATCACTCTCagggcttaaaaggttaatgATATTTCATTCTTGAATCAAAATTGCTGACAGATGGTGACCCTAACCTCAGTAAATTTGTGTAAGAACAACGACTAGTCAAACTTCTGAACAAACAACTTCTATAAGTTatttaaaaagactgaaaatctTAAGTCACCAATAATGCGTCATCATCAAATACGACAATTTCCCTCTTGTCAAAGTGAGTATTATGACTGCATTGATTTGAGATCGATGACACTACCTAAAAAAGATGCCTCATGATTTGTTTATATTACCTTCCCTCCTCGCGAGCATTGTTGAAGTTACTGAGGGCCTGTAGGTTGTCTCTGATTCTCTGATTGATCAACGCTAAATCAGCATGCTCATTTGCTGTGGAGGAATCATGACAACTTAGGGTGTAGTTGTTTCAAGGAAGCTTGAAAAAGTTACTGCTGTGTACAGGTGGTGGGTTACACCTGCGACCAAAGACTCCATTTTTGCCTGGGTCCATGTAGACCacaaaatatttgcaaataaaagTGACGAGTCCCTTTCTTTTACCTATATTTGTTATATTATTTATAAGGGTTACATAACAAAGTTGAACCTCTACCTAAGCAGTTACTTGTAAGGAAACCTCTATGATATGGACCAGACACTCCTGCATCACAAATTAATAACAGTACAAGatagtaaaaaaatgaatataccCACATAATTAGTAACCTCTGTTAAGTGGACAAGGCTCTTTCCCTTTATTGTTCATACTATCAGATTATGGTCTGTACAAACACAATTCATGTATCTTACAGCTGGGGCTTTGTGCTTGTTGctcttttcaaactttccttATTAAATGTTGCACATAATATTGTAATAAAGAGTATACTCTAAATGTACCttctttctcaatttcttgACCACTTGGAAGCACAAACACTTCTGTTTCAGAAATGTTAGTTTTTAACTCTTCTTCTGCTAAAGCCCTggcaaaggaaaaacaagtttacAACCATTACAATATTGTAAAACTTATGGACCCATAATGTAATTTacaggaatgaaaaaaaaatctgactttAGAAACACCAATAATAGTTATATTATTAGTACAtgtgttaaaaattttaagtctGTACGTTAAATGTTTTAATATTACCAAATTGCATTATATCCACTATCTGAACAAAACTAACTTGTCTCTGGCCTTCTTTTTGTCCAGCTTTTTGGATTTCTTCTCAATGGGAAGCATCTGAAACAAAGATTTCAATATAAATTTAAcgtaatattttcattttgatcAGAGTCAGACATGAGTGCACCATGGGGATAAtacctcctcctcatcatcatcatcaccatcaacatcatcatcgcTGTCATCATCGCTGTCATCTTCTTCATTGCCATCACTTTCACCGTTAAATTCATCAGCTGGCTATAGAAAATATGAGATAgagaaaaattaattgaaacaTAAGTGTTCACCAACCTATAGATAGTTTCATATTCAGTTAGAAAATTGACCACAACTTTAccatgtcatcatcatcaccatcctCATCATCAGTACTTTTCTCCTGTGCAAGCTTTAACCAACTTTTGTTCTCATCACTGAAAGGTCTGAGTATAAATTTTGGGTTTTATCAAAATTTGATTCATATTTATTTAAGATTACAGGAACTTatactttaaaaaacaaaatttaaacagaattaaacagtttttaattgAGCAATCCTTACATTgacttgaaattcagcttcactTCTTCATCTaggaaattaacaaaaaaagttgtggTAAATTTTAGTCTTCAGGGGGGATGCACTTGAagaagatttatttatttttatttttttaaaacttttgtcAGTGGAAGATCTGGGGAAGAGGCCTGGCCCTAAGGCTGACAGCTTGGTCAAGACAATTTTCTTCCTGAGTTGGCCTGTTAATAGACAGCTTCTCACAGTCTGGATCTGTACGTTAACGTGGACAAAAATGAATCTTTTTTGTGGTATATATTATAATGTTATGCTGGTGCATGTAGATCAGTACTGAAACAGAACAATCATACCACTTGAATCTTCACCAAAAATGTCCTCAGCTTGACTTCTGTCCTCATCATCACTACACTGCTCAAGATGCCTTTAAGAGTAAACAATATACAAATATGTAAACATATCATACCCTGGATTTTTATTTGGTCTAGCAATTGATAATGCCACTGACCCACTTCTGCTTATTACATTTAAGAATCAAATACTTGAAACAGATGTATCATCAGAAGCAAACTTACTTTTGCgatttctttgtctttttcatCTTTTTGTTCTCAGGCTGAAATCAAAAGAATTAGAAACAAGCTAAAGAACTGAAGTCCACCAAACAAATTTTTGTCTGATTAACCACAAATTACCTTATCACTGAATGAAACAACTTCATTTGAATCCACtgattcttttaattttctgaaaaaaaaagttgtagacacattaattttatacacTAGTTCAAAGAGTTACCAGCGCAGCTAGTACTCCTAGGTACAAAGGATTAATTACCTCTTCTTAGCCTTTCGTATATGATTTTTCTCTCCACCATTTTTAACTGTGAAAGGAAACAAACATGTAATGAACTTCACTGTGGTAGTACTGGATAGAAATATCTTACGAACTACCTACATAAAATCCAGGTACAATGTAATTAGGATTACTGGCCACCCTTAATGTTTTTAGAATGTCAGAGCATATGAGAACAAGAGGATCCCGTTTCACTGGGTGTATATATAGTTATATTTAGGCAAGGTTAAACTCAACCATCAGTGCATGGTCACCCATGTCAGCTTGTTTGAGGTCTAGTTCAAGTGATTCACAGTGTTTTATCTTtatcaaataatttaaaatacattaaaaagtttgctgagtACTCTGTTGAGGTTTCTCAAACATAGGAGAAGTTCTAACATCCCACCAAATACCAGTATTCGAAATTAGTTCATGCTATATCAGGGTacaaagaaattcatttttacagcttgccatttgggcaagctgaagctagcattcactagcccagatgtcatttcatCTACCCCAAAATCTTTTCGACGAGCAGAATTGAtgtcacagttcttctgttattctaATTGCTCAAAAAatatcacttgcccatcgggaaagttaaaaacagaattcactagcccgatagcaaaatccactagccccaggctatcggacattactttctttgcacgctgtataTACATGCATattatattattactattattatcattattataataattattattatttttatattccaAAGTCAACAATGTACAAAGCACAATTacttttaaaagttattttccCATGAAGGGCATAAGCTCATGGTATGCTTTTTACTTCACGTCTGCTTCAAGATGGTACCATTTTACAACAACGAACAATACAGAAGGGCTCTATTCTGTTGTCTCACCAGTTAGGATGTTTTCTTAAAGAtgcaaagaagaaaggaaaatgggATGGATTCTGAAGAATGAATACCCCTTTATAATGGACTCCTTCTGGCCAATCTTatacaccaatattttttaaacattttaatgccaaaaaacataagcttaatgCTAAACAACGCATCCAATGCAATTCATTGAAGGTGTATAATATTATGTTAATTTACCATAATTTTAAGAAATAGGCTATTGGGTGCTAAGCAGTAGCTATCATTAACCTAACTTGTTGCTCAAGACATGCTTGCTTAAATGTTGCATAAATGGCTTCTCCATATCCTTATtgagtagaaaaaaaaactcagaacGTATAATTCAGCTTATCGAGTATGATTTCAGCTGGGCATCGTTGACCATGTTAAAGATAGCAGAAATGTTTACATCAGAAACATCAGCTTACCAAGGTCTGCTGGTAATTCTGGAGCAGGCTGTTTCCTTGCTTTCCTTCCGGGACCTTTTGGTGCGGCTTCATTTGATGATCTGTTTCTTCCCATTTTCGATTAAGACGgacaattctgtaaaaaaaagccaaaaaactcTAT from Porites lutea chromosome 1, jaPorLute2.1, whole genome shotgun sequence encodes the following:
- the LOC140941205 gene encoding 28S rRNA (cytosine-C(5))-methyltransferase-like isoform X1, whose amino-acid sequence is MGRNRSSNEAAPKGPGRKARKQPAPELPADLVKNGGEKNHIRKAKKRKLKESVDSNEVVSFSDKPENKKMKKTKKSQKHLEQCSDDEDRSQAEDIFGEDSSDEEVKLNFKSIPFSDENKSWLKLAQEKSTDDEDGDDDDMPADEFNGESDGNEEDDSDDDSDDDVDGDDDDEEEMLPIEKKSKKLDKKKARDKALAEEELKTNISETEVFVLPSGQEIEKEANEHADLALINQRIRDNLQALSNFNNAREEGRSRQEYIELLLNDLCTYYSYGKFLMEKFVELFPLNELLEFLEANEVQRPVTIRTNTLKTRRRDLAQALINRGVNLDPIGKWSKVGLVVYDSSVPIGATPEYLAGHYMLQGASSMLPVMALAPQEKERILDMCAAPGGKTTYIASLLKNTGLVVANDAKRERTKALVANIHRLGISNTLVCNYDGRAFPKVMAGFDRVLLDAPCSGTGVISKDQSVKINKTEKDIQRCSHIQKELLLAAIDATDAKSSTGGYIVYSTCSVLVEENEWVIDYALSKRHVKLVATGLDFGKEGFTKFRGRHFHPSLKLTRRFFAHTHNMDGFFVAKLKKYSNKIATEETTGQKENVNETSEPKQDTENSNSKQTTKEKKKKKKFRVPKTKKGFRKNADKRKPKTS
- the LOC140941205 gene encoding 28S rRNA (cytosine-C(5))-methyltransferase-like isoform X2; translated protein: MGRNRSSNEAAPKGPGRKARKQPAPELPADLVKNGGEKNHIRKAKKRKLKESVDSNEVVSFSDKPENKKMKKTKKSQKHLEQCSDDEDRSQAEDIFGEDSSDEEVKLNFKSIPFSDENKSWLKLAQEKSTDDEDGDDDDMPADEFNGESDGNEEDDSDDDSDDDVDGDDDDEMLPIEKKSKKLDKKKARDKALAEEELKTNISETEVFVLPSGQEIEKEANEHADLALINQRIRDNLQALSNFNNAREEGRSRQEYIELLLNDLCTYYSYGKFLMEKFVELFPLNELLEFLEANEVQRPVTIRTNTLKTRRRDLAQALINRGVNLDPIGKWSKVGLVVYDSSVPIGATPEYLAGHYMLQGASSMLPVMALAPQEKERILDMCAAPGGKTTYIASLLKNTGLVVANDAKRERTKALVANIHRLGISNTLVCNYDGRAFPKVMAGFDRVLLDAPCSGTGVISKDQSVKINKTEKDIQRCSHIQKELLLAAIDATDAKSSTGGYIVYSTCSVLVEENEWVIDYALSKRHVKLVATGLDFGKEGFTKFRGRHFHPSLKLTRRFFAHTHNMDGFFVAKLKKYSNKIATEETTGQKENVNETSEPKQDTENSNSKQTTKEKKKKKKFRVPKTKKGFRKNADKRKPKTS